TCTAAAGTCAAGTCGCTTATGCAGAATGTTGTGGCAGATACTGTGTTTTACAGAATCATGGCTTGCAAAACTGCAAAAGAGGCTTGGGATAAGTTGAAAGAAGAATATCAAGGCAGCGATAGACCACATCAAATGCAAGTGTTGAACCTGAAAAGAGAGTATGAGTCCTTGAATATGCAGGAGGATGAAACTATTAGTAAGTATGCTGATCAAATATCCTTAATTGTTAATAACATTAGACTTCTTGGTGAAGAATTTACAGATAAACGAATTGTGGAGAAAGTTCTTGTGACTCTTCCTGAGAGATTTGAGTCTAAGATTTCCTCTCTTGAAGAATCCAAGGACCTGAGCAAACTTTCATTAGGTGAACTAATGAGTGCTCTTCAAGCACAAGAGCAAAGGAGGACTATGAGACGGGAAAAGTTCATTGAAGGAGCTTTCTCTGTACAAAAGCAAAAAGGAAAGCAACAATTCCACCAAAAGAATAAGGGCAAGCATGATGGAGGAAACAATAGTGGAGATGTGAAGCAGAAGTTCCCTCCTTGCAAACATTGTAAAAGAAATACACATCTGGAGAAGTATTGTTGGTGGAGAGTCGATGCCATATGCGGCAACTGTAAGCAGACGGGACACGTATCCAAGGTCTGCAAATCAAGAGCAAAGGACTCTGGTGCTTTGCAAGCACAAGTAGCAGAAGCTGCCGATGCACATGAAGAGCAACTATTTGCAGTTTCATACTTTTCAATCAGTGAATCCTCTGATTCATGGCTTCTTGACAGTTGTTGCACACATCACTTGTGCAATAATGTTGAACTGTTCAAATTCCTAGATGATACTTACAAATCTAAAGTAAAAGTGGAAAACGGTGAGGCAATAGAAGTCAAAGGCAAAGGTACAGTGTCTATCTCAACAATATCAGGTATCAAAACTATTTCTCATGTTTTGTACACACCTGATATGAGTCAAAATTTGTTGAGTGTTGGACAAAtgcttgaaaataattattctctGCATTTTAAGAATCGTGAATGTGTTGTGTCTAACCCTTCTGGAGTAGAGTTATTTTATGTCAAGATGAGCAACAGAATGTTTTCAGTTGATTGGGAGAAAATAACTGAGCATGCTTACACTATTACTTCACAAACATGTACAAACCTATGGCACAAAAGGTTTGGTCACTTCAATCTGAGAAGCATCGCTGAGATGAAAAAAAGGAGCTAGTGGAAAATATGCCTGAATTTCTTTCTAATGCTCAAGTTTGTGAAACTTGCCAACAGGGAAGCAAACAAAATCGCCATTTCAAGCAAATCAAGTATGAAGAGCTAACCAGAAACTTCAGCTCATTCATACGGATGTTTGCGGCCCAATGAAAACAGATTTGCTGAGTGGTAACAGATACTTTCTCCTCTTTATTGATGACTACACCAGAATGTGTTGGGTTTATTTCATAAGACTGAAGAGTGAAGTCtttcatgtttttaaacaattttgaagCTTTAGTAGAAAATCAATGTAATCTTAGTATTAAGGCtttaaggtctgacaatggaggagaatACACTTCTTCTCAATTTGTGGAGTTTTGTAATAGCACAGGTATTGAACGCCAATTGACATTACCacactccacaacaaaatggcgTGTCTGAAAGGAAGAACAGGACAGTGATGGAGATGGCAGATGTCTTTTGCTCGAAAGAAAGATCCCAAATCAGTTTTGGGCTGAGGCAGTCAATACCTCTGTATATTTGCTAAACAAATTGCCTACTAAGGCCTTGCAggacatgactccatatgaagCTTGGTGTGGGAACAAACCATCAGTACACCATCTCAGAATCTCTGGGTGTATATGTTATTATCGAGTTCCAGAAACAAAAAGGAGTAAGCTGGATAACAAGGCTCGTAAAGGCATATTAATGGGCTATAGTTCATCCAAAGGTTACAGGATTTTCTGTTTGAAATCAGACAAACTAATTCTCAGCCGAGAAGTGAAGTTTGATGAAGCAGTTGGTTGGGAGTGGAAAAATCAGAAGACCTCttattttgattcattttcAATAGAGCAGCCTCAACTTTCAGAAGATGAACTAGTGGATGATGTACCAGTGAGGGGAACTCGATCCTTAAAAGATGTTTATAAGCTGTGTGACTTGGTCAGCTCTGAACCAACAAGCTATGCTGAAGCACAAGACTCTCAGGCATGGAGGAGAGCTATGCAAGAAGAACTAGACATGATCGAGAAGAATGGAACCTGGCAGCTTGTTGACAGACCTAGAAATCGCAAGGTAATTGGTGTAAAATGGATTTTCAAGACAAAACTCAATCCTAATGGaacaatttgcaaacataaggCTAGATTGGTGGTGAAGGGATACGCACAACAATATGGTGTGGATTACTAGGAAACATTTGCTCTTGTAGCAAGGTATGACACAATCAAGCTTATTCTTGCATTTGCATCTCATAGATACTGGCAGATTCATCAAGTTGATGTCAAATCGGCTTTCTTGAATGGTTTGCTTGCTGAAGAGATCTATGTAGAGCAACCTGATGGTTTCTCAACTCCTGGAAAAGAGGATCAAGTTTATCTCTTAACAAAGGCCTTgtatggcctaaaacaagccCCAAGGGCATGGTATGAGAGGATGGACAATCATCTCATCCAACTTGGCTTTAGTAGAAGTCAAAGTGAAGCTACTTTGTATGTGAAAGTCAATGCTGCAGGTGAGTCCTtaattgtctcaatttatgtggatgacatgctTGTGATAGGAAGCAAAATTGAACTAATCCaaaggttcaaggatgaaatgGAGAAAATCTTTGAAATGACTGATCTTGGAGTCATGAAGTACTTTCTCGGCATGGAAGTGTTGCAGTCCAGTGATGGAATTTTCATATGCCAGCAGAAATACATTTCGGATATTCTAAACAGGTTCAAAATGCAAGACTGCAAACCTATGAGTACTCCAATATCTACTGGTGTGAAGCTTGGCAAGGATGAGGATTCCGAAAAAGTGGATGATAGTATGTATAGAAGCTTAATTGGCAGTCTTCTATATCTAACCGCAAGCAGGCCTGACATTCTATTCGTTGTTAGTTTGCTCTCTAGGTTCATGCATTCGCCTAGAGACACACACCTGACAGCTGCTAAAAGAGTGTTAAGGTATATTAAAGGAACTAgcaagtttgaaattttttaccCAACATCTGCCAAAGTAACTATGAACCTGATCGGGTACTCTGATAGTGATTGGGGTGGTGGAGTTGATGATTCCAGAAGCACATCTGGATATCTTTTCTGTTTGGGGACAAGTTGTTTTAGTTGGAGCTCTAGGAAACAAGAAACTACAACTCAATCAACAGCAGAAGCTGAGTACATAGCTGCTGCATCTGTTGTGAATCAAGTTATCTGGCTAAGGAAGATGATGAAGGACTTAGGCCATGAACAAACAGAAGCTACCAAGATCATGTGTGACAACAGTTCAGCGGTTTCAATCTCAAaaaatccagtgtttcatggTCGAACTAAACATATCAAGATCAGGTTTCATTTTATTAGAGAAGTCCAACAATCTAATGAAGTGTTGATTGTTCATTGTTCATCTGAGAACCAGCTAGCTGACATTTTCACCAAGTCATTGCCAAAGGAAAGGTTTGAAGATCTGAGGCAAAGAATTGGTGTTTGCCACAAAAATGCCAAGGAGGAGTGTTAGACAATTGGCATTTTTTcagcttattattatttttactgttttttacttatttcaatttagtgcttcctattttctagctagacttagagcctgtttggctcagcttaaaagctggtcaaactgacttaaaagctgatttttgacttatttagctgtttggcaatactcaaaataacttattttaagttaaaaaaaacttattttaagccaaaagttaaaagctggggcaggggtgctttttttttttagcttataagttgttttaagttgaccacatttttatctttttgcccttaatattttatacaatctccaaattacccacataaccctaacatttctttcttccatttttcccttttcacgtttggcatagcaacttcagcacttttatccaaacacataactgcttattttaaaaataagtttcagcactttcaaaagtacttttttaaagctgcttttattaagcccatccaaacgggcccttagtcAACTTTAGTTGCTCAACTTTCTGAAGTTAGTGGCCCCATTATGGCTGTTAGTGGCCCCCTTTTATGGTAGTTAGTGGCACatgttcttattttagttttaatgtttatgtttttttctttgtataaattCAAACTTTCTGCAGATTAATATATACAAGGAATTTCATAAgttcactctatttttattttttcaaatcagtttcttgagtatttttgttCTAACAGCTCCAACATTATTATACACCAAATTGCTTATTTACCAACTTGTGTATAGTACAGAACACATGCTGGTTTAACCAATTTACTTCTAAACAtggtttattaaaaaaagaaaacaggGTAATAGACTGAAAAGGTATGGAATGTACCATCAACAGCATCATGAGAAGTTGGTGAGTGCCCACTGCGACTACTCCAAAATTGAAGCCTTTTATTGGCTTTTTCCTCCTGTATACCATGGGCTTTTGCTCTCCTCCAAAAGTAAGTCAGCCATGCCTGGTGAAATTTTGAAGGTAAAATTGACGTAGAAAAAGGAGTAGACAAGTTTGCTCTAATTAAAAGAGGTCATTATACAGGCTGTCCTGATAAGAACACATTTAAGCTGTGGATATTTGGAAGACTGTTACGATAGGGATGATAAGATACAGACTCTTATATAAGAGAGAAATTGTATTCGTGTTGTTTATCtttgaaattgataattttagttaagaatataattaaacTGTTTCTAAATTTATCACAGTTTGGGGAGAAGTAAGCagatttctgaaaaaaaaaaaaaagtactcaTTAAAAAAGGGTAAAGGATCACATTCACGAGATGTGTTATAGCAGGAAGTAGAAAGGTAAATGTAACTGTTGGATGGATTCATTACCTCCTTGAAAAGAACATCCTCAGACTCCTCGGGGCTGAGTtctgaaaaaattgaaattcaaataattctcTCTAAAAGGAGTTCAGGAGACATTACAAGATCAAGGCATTGGAAAACACTTAAATTAGACAAGACAAACATTTAAATTAGACAAGACCAACGATTTGTCCAAGCAAGCTAAAGATAGAGACACCCTTATTTTGCCATGTCTAatgtctcatttgttttcattaagattaagacggctaaatctaaatatatatttgaatgttAAGATGTATATCAAGAATCAGATGTACGAATTCGAATACATAtctaaatattaagatttgaatactaattaattaagacTGCTTCTTTTTTAACAcctaaaaagtataaaatttgtgtttatttaaaaattaataaatataattttcaatacAATACTAAGTTAATCTAATACAAtcatatatgtgtgtatgtgtgtgtgtgtgtgtgtgtgtattgttTTTTAAACACCTTGAATGTAAAAAAGTTGtctttattagtttattttaaaagttaaatcaaatataaatttcataaaatactaaGTTAATCTAATTcaataaatcaacaaaatattgttttaaaattacatGGTGGCGATGGCTAGAAGAGATGGTTGTGGATGTCGACGGGGATGGTGTAGATAGTACTTAATGGTGATTAGTTGGCAATAGATGTTGATGGTGGTAGTTGGTGTGATAGATAGATATGGTGGATGATAGTGATAGTTTATGGTGGTGGTGAATAATGTTGTTGGTGATATAAAACATGGTGGTGATTTTTTTGTGGTAATGGTGGTGGATGGTGATAATTGTAAATGATGGCTAGTTGTAACAATTGATGGTAGTGATTGATACGATATTGAAACACACAATTCCACAAGGCCACTCACTATGAGCCGAGCCAAGACAAGGAGCTACACATCCTACAAGCTATGTTCAGGAAGGAGGCCTTGGAAACCACCCAGGAACAATAAAGGAAGTTCCAAACATGTGGGTGATCAATGGGGAGGAAGAAGAGGACGACCAAGTGTTATGCGACGCTGCAACAACTCATGTGATGCTGCAACCAGGCCATGCAATCGCATCTAGCGTCGCAACTCTAAACAGATCACTCCTCAGTTCTGTCAAGGATGCAGCAGCAAACTCCTTGTTGCGGTCGCAACTAGGGGCGCAAACTTTGAAAA
The window above is part of the Solanum pennellii chromosome 5, SPENNV200 genome. Proteins encoded here:
- the LOC114077316 gene encoding uncharacterized protein LOC114077316, with protein sequence MDNHLIQLGFSRSQSEATLYVKVNAAGESLIVSIYVDDMLVIGSKIELIQRFKDEMEKIFEMTDLGVMKYFLGMEVLQSSDGIFICQQKYISDILNRFKMQDCKPMSTPISTGVKLGKDEDSEKVDDSMYRSLIGSLLYLTASRPDILFVVSLLSRFMHSPRDTHLTAAKRVLRYIKGTSKFEIFYPTSAKVTMNLIGYSDSDWGGGVDDSRSTSGYLFCLGTSCFSWSSRKQETTTQSTAEAEYIAAASVVNQVIWLRKMMKDLGHEQTEATKIMCDNSSAVSISKNPVFHGRTKHIKIRFHFIREVQQSNEVLIVHCSSENQLADIFTKSLPKERFEDLRQRIGVCHKNAKEEC